A genomic stretch from Pseudomonas sp. MUP55 includes:
- a CDS encoding YkgJ family cysteine cluster protein produces the protein MKPQLIAAAELDRLETWQKYSAHMCGGCVSSCCTLPVEVKIKDLIRIGIVDEFERGDPPKNIAKRLQKEGIVERFNSKSEIFTLQRMSNTDCLYLDRKTRFCTIYDKRPDTCRNHPKIGPRPGYCAYKPKEVVRETNFKTLDKF, from the coding sequence ATGAAGCCTCAACTGATCGCCGCCGCGGAACTCGACCGTCTCGAGACCTGGCAGAAATATTCTGCCCATATGTGCGGTGGCTGCGTGTCCAGCTGCTGCACGCTGCCGGTCGAAGTGAAGATCAAGGACCTGATCCGCATCGGCATCGTCGACGAGTTCGAGCGCGGCGACCCGCCGAAGAACATCGCCAAGCGCTTGCAGAAGGAAGGCATCGTCGAGCGCTTCAATTCCAAATCCGAGATTTTTACCCTGCAGCGCATGAGCAACACCGACTGCCTGTACCTGGATCGTAAGACGCGCTTTTGCACTATTTATGACAAACGTCCGGATACCTGCCGCAACCACCCGAAAATCGGGCCACGACCGGGGTATTGCGCGTACAAGCCCAAGGAAGTGGTGCGCGAGACTAATTTCAAGACCCTCGACAAGTTCTGA
- the typA gene encoding translational GTPase TypA, with translation MIENLRNIAIIAHVDHGKTTLVDKLLRQSGTLERNELNDERVMDSNDQEKERGITILAKNTAINWNGYHINIVDTPGHADFGGEVERVMSMVDSVLLLVDAQDGPMPQTRFVTKKAFEAGLRPIVCINKVDRPGARPDWVLDQIFDLFDNLGATEEQLDFKVVYASALNGIAGLEHTDMAEDMTPLYQSIVDNVPAPKVDRDGPFQMQISALDYNSFLGVIGVGRIARGSVKPNTPVVAIGADGKKRNGRILKLMGHHGLHRIDVEEAFAGDIVCVSGMDSLFISDTLCQPDNVEAMKPLTVDEPTVSMTFQVNDSPFCGKEGKFVTSRNIKERLDKELLYNVALRVEEGDSADKFKVSGRGELHLSVLIETMRREGFEMGVGRPEVIIRQVDGVKQEPFENVTIDTPEESQGKVMEEMGLRKGDLTNMVPDGKGRVRLEYNIPARGLIGFRNQFLTLTNGAGILTSIFDRYDTMKSGDMSGRQNGVLVSVETGKALTYSLETLQARGKLFVEHGQEIYNGQIVGLNSRDNDMGVNPTKGKKLDNMRASGKDETIALVPPVRFTLEQALEFIQDDELCEVTPKSIRLRKKILDEGERTRAAKKAKN, from the coding sequence GTGATCGAAAATCTACGTAACATCGCCATCATTGCTCACGTTGACCATGGTAAAACCACCCTGGTAGACAAACTCCTGCGTCAATCCGGCACCCTGGAGCGCAACGAGCTCAACGACGAGCGCGTGATGGACTCCAACGACCAGGAAAAAGAGCGCGGTATTACCATCCTGGCAAAAAACACCGCTATCAACTGGAACGGCTATCACATCAACATCGTGGATACCCCGGGCCACGCCGACTTCGGCGGCGAAGTAGAACGCGTAATGTCGATGGTTGACTCCGTTCTGCTGCTGGTTGACGCTCAAGACGGCCCTATGCCGCAAACCCGTTTCGTGACCAAGAAGGCTTTCGAAGCCGGCCTGCGTCCGATCGTGTGCATCAACAAGGTTGACCGTCCAGGCGCGCGTCCGGACTGGGTTCTGGACCAGATCTTCGACCTGTTCGACAACCTGGGTGCCACCGAAGAACAGCTGGACTTCAAAGTCGTCTACGCCTCGGCCCTGAACGGCATTGCCGGTCTGGAACACACCGACATGGCTGAAGACATGACCCCGCTGTACCAGTCGATCGTCGACAACGTACCGGCGCCTAAAGTTGACCGTGACGGCCCGTTCCAGATGCAAATCTCGGCACTGGACTACAACAGCTTCCTGGGTGTTATCGGCGTTGGCCGTATCGCTCGTGGTAGCGTCAAGCCGAACACCCCGGTTGTCGCCATCGGCGCCGACGGCAAGAAGCGTAACGGCCGTATCCTGAAGCTGATGGGCCACCACGGCCTGCACCGCATCGACGTCGAAGAAGCCTTCGCCGGCGACATCGTGTGCGTCAGCGGCATGGACTCGCTGTTCATCTCCGACACCCTGTGCCAGCCGGACAACGTCGAGGCGATGAAGCCTCTGACCGTTGACGAGCCAACCGTTTCCATGACCTTCCAGGTAAACGACTCGCCATTCTGCGGTAAAGAAGGCAAGTTCGTGACCTCCCGTAACATCAAGGAGCGTCTGGACAAAGAGCTGCTGTACAACGTTGCTCTGCGCGTTGAAGAAGGCGACTCGGCTGACAAGTTCAAGGTCTCCGGCCGTGGTGAGCTGCACCTCTCGGTACTGATCGAAACCATGCGTCGCGAAGGCTTCGAAATGGGTGTTGGTCGTCCGGAAGTGATCATCCGTCAGGTTGACGGCGTGAAGCAGGAACCGTTCGAAAACGTCACCATCGACACCCCTGAAGAATCCCAGGGCAAGGTCATGGAAGAGATGGGCCTGCGTAAGGGCGACCTGACCAACATGGTGCCGGATGGCAAAGGCCGTGTACGTCTGGAATACAACATCCCTGCTCGTGGTCTGATCGGTTTCCGTAACCAGTTCCTGACCCTGACCAACGGTGCTGGCATCCTGACCTCGATCTTCGATCGCTACGACACCATGAAGTCCGGCGACATGTCCGGCCGTCAGAACGGTGTTCTGGTATCGGTAGAAACCGGCAAGGCACTGACCTACTCCCTGGAAACCCTCCAGGCGCGTGGCAAGCTGTTCGTTGAACACGGTCAAGAGATCTACAACGGTCAGATCGTTGGTCTGAACAGCCGTGACAACGACATGGGCGTCAACCCAACCAAAGGCAAGAAGCTCGACAACATGCGTGCTTCGGGCAAAGACGAAACCATCGCTCTGGTTCCACCTGTTCGCTTCACCCTGGAACAGGCCCTGGAATTCATCCAGGACGACGAGCTGTGCGAAGTAACGCCGAAGTCGATCCGTCTGCGTAAGAAAATCCTGGACGAAGGCGAGCGTACCCGCGCTGCCAAGAAAGCCAAGAACTGA
- the glnA gene encoding glutamate--ammonia ligase, which produces MSKSVQLIKDHDVKWIDLRFTDTKGTQHHVTMPARDALDDAFFEEGKMFDGSSIAGWKGIEASDMILMPDDSTAVLDPFTEDPTLIIVCDVIEPSTMQGYDRDPRAIAKRAEEYLKSTGIGDTVFVGPEPEFFIFDSVKFKSDISGSMFKIFSEQGSWMSDQDVEGGNKGHRPGIKGGYFPVPPFDHDHEIRTSMCNAMEEMGLVIEVHHHEVATAGQNEIGVKFNTLVAKADEVQTLKYCVHNVADAYGRTATFMPKPLYGDNGSGMHVHLSIAKEGKNTFAGEGYAGLSDTALYFIGGIIKHGKALNGFTNPSTNSYKRLVPGFEAPVMLAYSARNRSASIRIPYVSSPRARRIEARFPDPAANPYLAFAALVMAGLDGIQNKIHPGDAADKNLYDLPPEEAKEIPQVCGSLKEALEELDKGRAFLTKGGVFSDDFIDAYIELKSEEEIKVRTFVHPLEYELYYSC; this is translated from the coding sequence ATGTCGAAGTCGGTTCAACTCATCAAAGATCATGACGTTAAATGGATTGATCTGCGCTTCACGGACACCAAAGGTACTCAGCACCACGTGACCATGCCGGCTCGCGACGCGCTGGATGATGCTTTCTTCGAAGAAGGCAAGATGTTCGACGGTTCCTCCATCGCTGGCTGGAAAGGCATCGAAGCCTCCGACATGATCCTGATGCCGGACGACAGCACTGCCGTCCTAGACCCGTTCACCGAAGACCCAACCCTGATCATCGTCTGCGACGTGATCGAGCCTTCGACCATGCAAGGCTACGACCGCGACCCACGTGCGATCGCCAAGCGTGCCGAGGAATACCTGAAGTCGACCGGTATCGGCGACACCGTATTCGTAGGCCCAGAGCCAGAATTCTTCATCTTTGATTCGGTCAAGTTCAAGTCCGACATCTCCGGCTCCATGTTCAAGATCTTCTCCGAACAAGGTTCGTGGATGTCCGACCAGGACGTGGAAGGCGGCAACAAGGGCCACCGTCCAGGTATCAAAGGTGGCTACTTCCCAGTTCCGCCATTCGACCATGACCACGAAATCCGTACCTCCATGTGCAACGCCATGGAAGAAATGGGCCTGGTCATCGAAGTTCACCACCACGAAGTGGCCACTGCTGGCCAGAACGAAATCGGTGTGAAGTTCAACACCCTGGTGGCCAAGGCTGACGAAGTACAGACCCTGAAGTACTGCGTACACAACGTGGCTGATGCCTACGGCCGTACCGCTACCTTCATGCCTAAGCCGCTGTACGGCGATAACGGTTCGGGTATGCACGTTCACCTGTCCATCGCCAAAGAAGGCAAGAACACCTTCGCTGGCGAAGGTTATGCCGGCCTGTCCGACACTGCCCTGTACTTCATCGGCGGTATCATCAAGCACGGTAAGGCCCTGAACGGCTTCACCAACCCGTCGACCAACTCCTACAAGCGTCTGGTCCCAGGTTTCGAAGCGCCGGTCATGCTGGCCTACTCGGCCCGTAACCGTTCGGCTTCGATCCGTATTCCATACGTGTCCAGCCCACGCGCCCGTCGTATCGAAGCGCGCTTCCCGGACCCGGCAGCCAACCCATACCTGGCGTTCGCAGCCCTGGTTATGGCTGGCCTGGACGGTATCCAGAACAAGATCCACCCGGGCGATGCCGCCGACAAGAACTTGTACGACCTGCCGCCTGAAGAGGCCAAAGAGATCCCACAAGTGTGCGGCAGCCTGAAAGAAGCCCTGGAAGAGCTGGACAAGGGCCGTGCGTTCCTGACCAAAGGCGGCGTGTTCAGCGACGACTTCATCGATGCCTACATCGAGCTCAAAAGCGAAGAAGAAATCAAGGTTCGCACCTTCGTACACCCACTGGAATACGAGCTGTACTACAGCTGCTGA
- the thiI gene encoding tRNA uracil 4-sulfurtransferase ThiI, with translation MKLIVKVFPEITIKSRPVRTRFIRQLAKNIRAVLRDLDPAVVVNGVWDNLELETRLTDAKALKDMTERLSCMPGIAHFLQVDEYPLGDFDDITDKCRQHFGDALAGKIFSVRCKRAGKHPFSSMDVEKYVGSKLRRECGAAGISLKAPEIEVRMEIRDQRLFVIHSQHNSIGGYPLGALEQTLVLMSGGFDSTVAAYQIMRRGLMSHFCFFNLGGRAHELGVMEVAHFIWKKYGSSQRVLFVSVPFEEVLGEILGKVDNGHMGVVLKRMMLRAASRIADQLQIDALVTGEAISQVSSQTLPNLSIIDCVTEKLVLRPLIASHKQDIIDQAEQIGTADFAKHMPEYCGVISVNPKTHAKRHRVEHEEKEFDMAILERALENAKLVPIDRVIDELGQDVQIEEVDEALAGQIVIDIRHPDAAEDEPLEIAGIDVQTLPFYALNARFKELDNSRQYLLYCDKGVMSRLHAHHLLSEGHANVRVYRPS, from the coding sequence ATGAAATTAATCGTTAAAGTCTTCCCCGAGATCACCATCAAAAGCCGACCGGTACGGACGCGTTTCATCCGTCAGTTGGCCAAGAACATCCGTGCCGTGCTCCGTGACCTGGACCCGGCTGTGGTGGTGAATGGCGTGTGGGACAACCTCGAGCTGGAAACCCGCCTGACCGACGCCAAAGCCTTGAAGGACATGACCGAACGCCTGAGTTGCATGCCGGGCATCGCGCATTTCCTGCAGGTGGACGAATACCCGCTGGGCGACTTCGACGACATCACCGACAAGTGCAGGCAGCACTTCGGTGACGCGCTGGCCGGCAAGATTTTTTCGGTGCGCTGCAAGCGTGCCGGCAAGCACCCGTTCAGCTCCATGGATGTGGAAAAATACGTCGGCAGCAAGCTGCGTCGCGAGTGCGGTGCCGCCGGAATTTCCCTGAAAGCACCCGAAATCGAAGTTCGCATGGAAATTCGCGACCAACGGTTGTTCGTGATCCACAGCCAGCACAACAGCATCGGCGGCTACCCGCTGGGCGCCCTGGAGCAGACCCTGGTGCTGATGTCCGGCGGTTTCGATTCGACCGTGGCGGCTTACCAGATCATGCGTCGCGGCCTGATGAGCCACTTCTGCTTCTTCAACCTGGGCGGGCGTGCACACGAATTGGGCGTGATGGAAGTCGCGCACTTTATCTGGAAGAAGTACGGCAGCTCCCAACGCGTGCTATTTGTGAGCGTACCGTTCGAGGAAGTGCTGGGCGAAATTCTCGGCAAAGTCGATAACGGTCATATGGGCGTCGTATTGAAGCGTATGATGTTGCGCGCGGCGTCGCGAATTGCCGATCAGTTGCAGATCGACGCGCTGGTGACCGGCGAGGCGATCTCCCAGGTGTCCAGCCAGACGCTGCCGAACCTGTCGATCATCGATTGCGTCACCGAGAAACTGGTGTTGCGCCCGCTGATCGCCAGCCACAAGCAGGACATCATTGATCAGGCCGAGCAGATCGGCACCGCCGATTTTGCCAAGCATATGCCTGAATACTGCGGGGTCATTTCGGTGAACCCCAAGACCCACGCCAAGCGTCACCGCGTGGAGCATGAAGAGAAAGAATTCGACATGGCGATTCTGGAGCGTGCGCTCGAGAACGCCAAACTGGTGCCAATCGATCGAGTGATCGACGAATTGGGCCAGGATGTGCAGATCGAAGAAGTCGACGAAGCCCTGGCCGGCCAGATCGTCATCGACATCCGTCACCCGGATGCCGCTGAGGATGAGCCGCTGGAAATCGCCGGCATCGACGTACAAACGCTGCCGTTCTATGCATTGAACGCGCGTTTCAAGGAACTGGATAACAGCCGTCAGTACCTGTTGTATTGCGACAAAGGCGTGATGAGTCGCCTGCATGCCCACCATTTGCTCAGTGAGGGGCATGCCAATGTGCGCGTTTATCGACCGAGCTAA
- a CDS encoding glycogen/starch/alpha-glucan phosphorylase, which produces MSQEPLAREAEVAAFRDAVLTKLTYAVGKDPDHAFDHDWFEAIALAARDQMVDHWMDHTRRIYRKGQKRVYYLSLEFLIGRLLYDSLSNLGVLEIARDALSELGVDLERIRLLEPDAALGNGGLGRLAACFMESMSTLGIAGHGYGIRYEHGLFRQAIVDGWQQEQTERWLDFGNPWEFERAEVIYPIGFGGSVETLADASGKMIQVWSPSETVRAVAYDTPVVGWRGASVNTLRLWRARAVEDLHLERFNAGDHLGAVAEVARAESISRVLYPADSTEAGQELRLRQEYFFVSASLQDLLRRHKNMHGSVLSLGEHAAIQLNDTHPSIAVAELMRQLVDLHDIPWEAAWDVTVETLSYTNHTLLPEALETWPVGLMERMLPRHMQIIYLINAQHIDSLRAKGIHDFDVLRAVSLIEEDNGRRVRMGNLAFLGSHSVNGVSGLHTQLMRSTVFSELHKLYPERINNKTNGITFRRWLYQANPKLTDMLVDALGPDILDTMETRLGELETFAEKQTFRKAFADQRLHSKRALAEIIHERLGISVNPAAMFDVQVKRIHEYKRQLLNLLHTVALYQAIRAEPEVDWVPRVKIFAGKAAASYHQAKLIIKLTNDIARTVNNDPTVRGLLKVVFLPNYNVSLAESIIPAADLSEQISTAGFEASGTSNMKFGLNGALTIGTMDGANVEMHERVGAEHMFIFGLSAQQVEARKHAGEFNAGPDIAASHRLNDVLQAIRGGVFSPDDPGRYVGLIDGLIDYDRFLVCADFDAYWDAQARVEAHWHDSKAWWRSAVLNTARMGWFSSDRTIREYATEIWKALD; this is translated from the coding sequence ATGTCTCAGGAACCACTTGCACGAGAAGCAGAGGTAGCCGCATTTCGCGATGCCGTCTTGACCAAACTCACCTACGCGGTGGGCAAGGACCCGGATCACGCCTTCGACCACGACTGGTTCGAAGCCATTGCCCTGGCCGCACGCGACCAGATGGTCGACCACTGGATGGACCATACGCGGCGGATCTACCGCAAAGGCCAGAAACGGGTCTATTACCTCTCGCTCGAATTTCTTATCGGCCGCTTGCTCTACGACAGCCTGAGTAATCTCGGTGTGCTGGAGATCGCTCGCGATGCCTTGTCTGAACTGGGCGTCGACCTTGAGCGCATCCGCCTGCTGGAGCCCGACGCGGCGCTCGGCAACGGTGGCCTGGGCCGCCTGGCCGCGTGCTTTATGGAAAGCATGTCGACCCTGGGCATCGCCGGTCACGGTTATGGCATCCGTTACGAGCACGGCCTGTTCCGCCAGGCGATTGTCGATGGCTGGCAACAGGAGCAAACCGAACGCTGGCTGGATTTCGGCAACCCGTGGGAGTTCGAGCGCGCCGAGGTGATCTACCCGATCGGCTTTGGCGGCAGCGTGGAAACCCTGGCGGACGCGTCCGGCAAGATGATCCAGGTGTGGTCGCCCAGCGAAACCGTACGTGCGGTGGCCTACGACACTCCGGTAGTCGGCTGGCGCGGCGCCAGTGTCAACACCCTGCGCCTGTGGCGTGCCCGGGCGGTGGAAGACCTGCACCTGGAGCGCTTCAACGCCGGTGACCACCTGGGCGCCGTGGCCGAGGTGGCCCGCGCTGAAAGCATTTCCCGCGTGCTCTACCCGGCCGACAGCACCGAAGCCGGGCAGGAACTGCGCCTGCGCCAGGAATACTTCTTCGTTTCGGCCTCGTTGCAAGACTTGCTGCGCCGTCACAAGAACATGCACGGCTCGGTGCTCAGCCTGGGCGAACACGCGGCTATCCAGCTCAACGATACCCACCCGTCCATCGCCGTGGCCGAGTTGATGCGCCAGTTGGTCGACCTGCACGACATCCCGTGGGAAGCCGCGTGGGACGTTACCGTCGAAACCCTTTCCTACACCAACCACACCTTGCTGCCCGAGGCGTTGGAAACCTGGCCTGTGGGCTTGATGGAGCGCATGCTGCCCCGGCACATGCAGATCATCTACCTGATCAACGCCCAGCACATCGACTCGCTGCGCGCCAAAGGCATTCATGACTTTGACGTGCTGCGCGCCGTGTCGTTGATCGAAGAAGACAATGGCCGACGTGTGCGCATGGGCAACCTGGCATTCCTCGGCTCCCACAGCGTCAACGGCGTGTCCGGCCTGCACACCCAACTGATGCGCAGCACGGTGTTTTCCGAACTGCATAAGCTCTACCCGGAGCGCATCAACAACAAAACCAACGGCATCACCTTCCGCCGCTGGCTGTACCAGGCCAACCCCAAACTCACCGATATGCTGGTGGACGCGCTGGGGCCGGACATTCTCGACACCATGGAAACCCGCCTGGGCGAGCTGGAAACTTTCGCCGAGAAACAAACCTTCCGCAAAGCCTTCGCCGACCAACGCCTGCACAGCAAGCGTGCGCTGGCCGAGATCATCCATGAGCGCCTGGGCATTTCGGTGAACCCGGCGGCGATGTTCGACGTGCAGGTCAAGCGTATCCACGAGTACAAGCGCCAGTTGCTCAACCTGCTGCACACCGTGGCGCTGTATCAGGCGATCCGGGCCGAGCCGGAGGTCGATTGGGTGCCGCGGGTGAAAATCTTCGCCGGCAAGGCCGCGGCGAGTTATCACCAGGCCAAGCTGATCATCAAGCTGACCAACGACATCGCCCGCACCGTCAACAACGACCCGACCGTGCGCGGCTTGCTCAAGGTGGTGTTCCTGCCTAACTACAACGTCAGCCTGGCGGAAAGCATCATTCCGGCGGCTGACTTGTCGGAGCAGATCTCTACCGCCGGTTTCGAGGCGTCGGGCACCAGTAACATGAAGTTCGGCCTCAACGGCGCGCTGACCATCGGTACCATGGACGGCGCCAACGTGGAGATGCACGAGCGCGTGGGTGCAGAGCACATGTTCATCTTTGGCCTCAGCGCCCAGCAGGTAGAGGCTCGCAAGCATGCCGGCGAGTTCAATGCCGGGCCGGATATCGCCGCATCCCATCGCTTGAACGATGTGTTGCAAGCGATCCGTGGCGGGGTGTTCTCGCCAGATGATCCGGGCCGTTATGTGGGCTTGATCGACGGGCTGATCGACTACGACCGCTTCCTGGTGTGCGCTGACTTCGACGCCTACTGGGATGCCCAGGCGCGGGTCGAGGCGCATTGGCATGATTCCAAGGCGTGGTGGCGCTCGGCGGTGCTGAATACGGCGCGCATGGGCTGGTTCTCCTCGGACAGGACGATCCGCGAGTACGCCACCGAGATCTGGAAAGCGCTCGATTAA
- a CDS encoding chorismate mutase — protein sequence MTHRHREQAPSHRRSALKHRLVFALLFVSAGACAAPPTLEPLLNSIAERLEIADQVALSKWDSHKPVEDKKREQEVIASVIAQAPGYKLDPAAAEQFFSAQIEANKLVQYTHLSDWQFQGKAPDDPRPDLVKQIRPQLDELQKRLLQQLADFTPQRTDPKCPQWLAEAVHEPLNDPLRQLAMIRATAELCIYKG from the coding sequence CTGACACACCGCCATCGGGAGCAAGCCCCCTCCCACAGGAGATCTGCATTGAAACATAGACTCGTGTTCGCCCTGCTGTTCGTCAGTGCCGGCGCCTGCGCCGCACCGCCCACCCTCGAGCCGCTGCTCAACAGCATCGCCGAGCGCCTGGAGATCGCCGATCAGGTGGCCTTGAGCAAATGGGACAGCCACAAGCCCGTAGAAGACAAGAAGCGCGAGCAGGAGGTGATCGCCAGCGTCATCGCCCAGGCACCCGGCTACAAGCTGGACCCCGCCGCCGCCGAACAGTTTTTCTCGGCGCAGATCGAAGCCAACAAACTGGTGCAGTACACCCACCTGTCCGACTGGCAATTCCAGGGCAAGGCGCCCGATGACCCGCGCCCGGACCTGGTCAAGCAGATCCGCCCGCAACTGGACGAGCTGCAAAAACGCCTGCTGCAGCAGTTGGCCGACTTCACCCCTCAGCGCACCGACCCCAAGTGCCCCCAATGGCTCGCCGAAGCCGTGCATGAGCCATTGAATGACCCGCTGCGCCAACTGGCAATGATCCGCGCCACCGCCGAGCTGTGCATCTACAAAGGTTAA